From the genome of Zalophus californianus isolate mZalCal1 chromosome 6, mZalCal1.pri.v2, whole genome shotgun sequence, one region includes:
- the FSD2 gene encoding fibronectin type III and SPRY domain-containing protein 2, producing the protein MEGEAAGASPDFHFYPMDLYDSEDRLHLFPEEPTRTGREVHAEMAGEPGGAAPGKAQRDLEEDVDELVHSSALGGAGEWGAELADGSASHMEVLDHRLHGVQRDWRLGAEAEAGDRVFAGWGAAGSSRDLREAYRYAHGRASEEYECYVIPEEDEDEAALVFCVTCRAPVRAVEVSDEHRQHEVTPLSKALESAKDEIHKNMFKLEKQIIQMENFANHLEEVFITVEENFGRQEQNFESHYNEILETLAQKYEEKIQALGEKKRAKLEALYGQLVSCGENLDTCKELMETIEEMCHEEKVDFIKDAVAMADRLGRFLNTETDVEISTQPDFEDQTLDFSDVEELMGSINTIPAPSAPVINPQAPNSATGSSVRVCWSLYSDDTVESYQLSYRPVQDSSPGKDQAEFTMTVKETYCSVTNLVPNTQYEFWVTAQNRAGTSPASERAVYMTAPSPPIIKSKEIRSCEEAALICWESGNLNPVDSYTVELTQAETPEASGVTESVVGIPSCECLVQLQPRQTYTIYVRALNVGGPSARSEPVTVHTTGSCFPLNQHTCPPWLTISEDGFTVMRSERKTPAKEPLPGNTQFTRCVAVMGNLIPIRGRHYWEVEVDERADYMVGVAFEDVPKQEDLGANCLSWCMRHRFASSRHKYEFLHNETTPDIRITVSPRKIGVLLDYENSKLSFFNVDISQHLYTFSCQLHGFVHPCFSLEKPGCLKIRNGIAMPKHVSFY; encoded by the exons CCCAGAAGAACCCACGCGGACGGGAAGAGAAGTCCACGCCGAAATGGCCGGCGAGCCCGGGGGGGCAGCACCAGGTAAGGCCCAGAGAGACCTGGAGGAGGATGTGGATGAGCTTGTCCATTCGTCCGCACTCGGAGGTGCTGGCGAGTGGGGCGCCGAGCTCGCCGACGGAAGCGCGTCCCACATGGAGGTTTTGGACCATCGGCTGCACGGGGTGCAGAGGGACTGGCGACTGGGGGCGGAGGCCGAGGCCGGGGACCGTGTCTTTGCGGGCTGGGGCGCCGCGGGCTCCAGCCGGGACCTGCGAGAAGCCTACAGGTACGCACACGGCCGAGCCAGCGAGGAGTACGAGTGCTACGTCATCCCCGAGGAGGACGAAGACGAAGCCGCCCTGGTCTTCTGCGTCACCTGCAGAGCTCCGGTAAGGGCGGTGGAGGTTTCGGACGAACACAGACAGCATGAGGTGACCCCGCTCAGCAAGGCGCTGGAGAGCGCCAAG GATGAAATTCACAAAAACATGTTCAAATTGGAAAAGCAGATTATCCAGATGGAGAATTTTGCAAATCACTTGGAGGAGGTTTTCATCACGGTGGAG GAGAACTTCGGAAGACAAGAACAAAACTTTGAGTCACATTACAACGAGATCTTGGAAACCCTCGCTCAaaagtatgaagaaaaaatacaagctctaggggagaaaaagagagcgaAGTTGGAAGCCTTGTACGGACAGCTGGTCAGCTGTGGGGAAAACCTCGACACCTGTAAGGAACTCATGGAAACCATAGAGGAGATGTGCCATGAGGAGAAGGTTGACTTCATCAAG GATGCTGTGGCCATGGCTGACAG ACTTGGAAGATTCCTGAATACAGAAACAGACGTGGAGATCTCTACACAGCCTGACTTTGAAGACCAGACTCTGGACTTCTCTGACGTGGAGGAGCTCATGGGCTCCATTAACACCATCCCAG CTCCTTCTGCTCCAGTGATAAACCCACAGGCCCCCAACTCTGCCACGGGGTCCTCCGTCCGAGTGTGCTGGAGCCTATATTCTGATGACACCGTGGAGAGCTATCAGCTGTCCTACCGGCCAGTGCAGGACAGCTCGCCTGGGAAGGACCAAGCAG agtttacAATGACTGTCAAAGAAACCTACTGCTCAGTGACAAATCTTGTGCCAAATACCCAGTATGAATTTTGGGTCACAGCTCAGAACAGGGCGGGCACCAGCCCCGCCAGTGAGCGTGCGGTGTACATGACAG CGCCTTCCCCTCCCATCATAAAAAGCAAAGAGATACGGAGCTGCGAAGAGGCTGCGCTCATCTGCTGGGAGTCTGGAAACCTGAATCCCGTGGACTCGTACACGGTGGAGCTGACCCAGGCGGAAACACCTGAAGCATCGGGCGTAACCGA GTCGGTTGTGGGCATCCCATCCTGTGAGTGCCTGGTGCAGCTGCAGCCCAGGCAGACCTACACAATCTACGTACGAGCCCTCAACGTGGGGGGCCCCAGTGCAAGGAGCGAGCCCGTGACAGTGCACACCACAG GCAGCTGCTTTCCCCTGAACCAGCACACCTGCCCTCCCTGGCTGACCATTTCTGAAGACGGGTTTACGGTCATGCGAAGCGAAAGGAAAACCCCCGCGAAGGAGCCGCTTCCTGGCAACACCCAGTTTACCAG GTGTGTTGCCGTCATGGGGAACCTAATTCCAATCCGAGGGCGCCACTactgggaggtggaggtggacGAGCGTGCCGACTATATGGTGGGTGTGGCCTTTGAAGATGTCCCTAAACAGGAGGACCTGGGAGCAAACTGCCTATCTTGGTGCATGAGGCACAGATTTGCATCATCGAG GCATAAGTATGAGTTCCTGCACAACGAGACGACTCCAGATATAAGAATAACAGTGTCCCCAAGGAAGATTGGTGTTCTATTAGACTATGAAAATTCAAAATTGTCATTTTTCAACGTGGACATTTCTCAGCACCTTTACACGTTCAGCTGTCAGCTCCACGGATTTGTGCATCCctgtttttctttggaaaagccTGGCTGTCTGAAGATACGGAATGGCATTGCAATGCCAAAGCACGTCTCTTTCTATTAG